Proteins encoded together in one Candidatus Paceibacterota bacterium window:
- a CDS encoding IS1595 family transposase — MVALLNQIPSEAKIRQQLRKIVFGKNLHCPRCRKRDVYSSEGRYRCRKCRKPFSLLTGTWLEGMKLNLRTFYALLWCWTQKIPVLQSQKLCHVGEEAVYQWFRQFRLHLPDLQPILNGKVQMDEAYFKQISLLLAKQVGSKKLAHQVIFKNSVNKTEATRFIFQSIEPHTKLQTDGSGIYKQIEQWWQVKHKVDIHKKFEFGLTSEIEGMFGNLRTFIRRMYHHTTPKYLPEYVSEFCLRFSSPEIFSSPNDYLSKTLKPVPFD, encoded by the coding sequence ATGGTCGCACTCTTAAACCAAATACCATCGGAAGCTAAAATTAGGCAACAATTAAGGAAAATCGTCTTCGGCAAGAATCTCCACTGTCCCCGATGCCGCAAACGTGATGTTTACAGTTCCGAAGGTCGGTATCGCTGCAGGAAATGCCGTAAGCCCTTTAGCTTACTGACCGGCACATGGCTGGAAGGCATGAAACTAAATCTTAGAACCTTTTATGCATTGCTGTGGTGCTGGACCCAAAAGATCCCGGTACTGCAAAGCCAGAAACTCTGCCATGTAGGAGAAGAAGCGGTATACCAGTGGTTTCGGCAGTTTCGATTGCATTTGCCTGATTTACAGCCGATTTTGAACGGTAAAGTCCAAATGGACGAAGCTTACTTTAAACAAATTTCATTACTATTAGCTAAACAGGTAGGAAGTAAAAAACTAGCGCACCAAGTTATTTTTAAAAATTCAGTTAACAAGACCGAAGCCACGCGATTCATTTTTCAAAGCATAGAGCCGCACACCAAGCTACAAACCGATGGATCTGGCATTTACAAACAAATTGAGCAGTGGTGGCAAGTTAAACACAAGGTCGACATTCATAAAAAATTTGAGTTCGGCTTAACTTCCGAGATTGAAGGCATGTTCGGCAACCTTAGGACTTTTATCCGCAGGATGTATCACCATACTACCCCTAAATACCTACCTGAATACGTGAGTGAATTTTGCCTCAGATTTTCCTCACCGGAAATCTTCAGTTCGCCCAATGATTACTTATCTAAAACATTAAAGCCTGTTCCATTTGACTAG